AGTTGATAGTCTGCATACATTTAGCAGTTCCAACATCCTGTCAAGTAGGTCATGGTCTCTGCTCAAAGTTAAACTTCCAATCCAGGAGAATACAGCTGCTTCAGTTTGCAAGATATAGCAATATGATGAATTCAAGGAACCTGCAACCTGGATATAAGATGATTAACAATTAAAGACGGGCTAAAGTACTCAAGTTGCACATTACTTACCCAGCACCCAACTAATAGGATGTGCACATAACACAACTTGGAATCTTAAGACAGtccagaaaaacaaaagaacagaCAAAAGGTCACCTTTCGTAAAGTAGAGATGGTTTATAATTTGATTTCATGAGATACCTTACTCTGTATAGGGAGAGCGCGGGAATGCCTAAACTATGGTAAAAAGGTATTTTAGTGATAGCTATTTCTGAGTACAGAGACAGCATTATACTTTCAAACAGAACTCAACTTCCTATCATAGAAATATCGTTTTTTATACATGATAACATTTCAAGAAAACTACTGTATGACTATCAGATAACTAACAAGGGCAATCATTTTCACTGATATTGACAGTAGCGCAAAACTAAGTGGACAAGTGTGTCACATAAATCTAAGGTACATAATTCGATAATGAACATGGAGTAATAAAAAGAGTGAACTTTTTATTAGTTCTGAATTTTATTACAGTTTGGGCACCATTATCCCCATAAATTTCTTCGATAAACAATGACAGATAAATGAAAATATGATATGACAGTACAACTCAAGTGGGAACAACATTTACCAGACATAGGCAATCATATTGCATCGCACGTAAATGGAAACCCTGACAAGTTGGATGTTGAACAACATGCACTTTAATTAACAGCCTGGGACAGAAGCCAAAGTTGTAGAGCAGATGTACCCTCGAATCAACAGAAGAAACTACAAATTACCACCAAAGTTAAGAACTTCGTGTCTGCGAGTTATCTGTTCTTACCATGTTAACTTGAATGGCTTGCATATTCTCCAGACTTGATCCCTGAACACGAAAAAGCGCGGAGCTTCTAGCACTATAAGTGTTGTCAGCAAAGCCTTTTTCTTGAATGAAATTTATGTACCTGGTGAACGTACCTCCCTGTTTAGAAgccgaaaaaaaaagaaaattagaacTTATGAATTGTGTGGAAGGAAAGACAGTCATTAGAATACAACCTTTAAAACTATCAGTCTCTGGGTGACCCAGAAAAACTGATCTGGCTCCTTTCCCTCAAAAATTTGAGCCTGCAGCCAAATTGTACAAGTCAAAAAGAGATAAACAATTTTTTCTGAAACAAACGGacccataaaaaaaaaaccaaatacAATGGTGCATAAAGATCTAACTTCTGCTGTTGCAACAAATCCCATTTTATGCAAGATGAACAAAACAACATGAACATGTTATACAGACAACGGTCAATACCAATAACAGAGTAAATATCAGGGCTAAGCTTATCAGCTGGAAGCAGCATCTAACATCAGGTATATCATCTCGTATCCAGAACATTCTAGAAGTTAGCTACAAGATTTAGTTTTTGCATCTTTCAGAGACCATGATATAGAATCTTAGTCTTCATGAGTGAGATGTGAAGCACAAgcaataagaaaaagaattgaagaatggGAGAACGCACAAGAAATCTTACCAAAACCGGCGTTCCTTTTGTTGATTTAGCCATATTGATAATATGGGAGATTGCATCTACTCTATCTTCCTGCACCGAAGAATGACGATGGCTTATTGTTTCAGGATGTGGATCATAAAACTAAATAACAGAAGGCACAGTAAATATTTCTTTCTGCGTAACTCAACTATATCAAAGACAGCTCCAAGGAAGAATTAAGAACTTCTGCAAAAGATGTAGTCTTGAACCACAGCCCAATGTATATTGCCAGAATGGGAGTTTGTCAAAGTGGATACTAGCAGTTGCATAATAAACGGCGATACAAAAGACCAAACAACATTTAGATAATTCCAACATCATATCATATGGGTGCGAATAGAGGCATAGGAGTATGAAATTTTTAATGCTGCGAATTAAGTACTCAGCACTGTCTTATGGAGCAAGAATCCTTTTATGCATCCCTTTATACTAAACAATCTTAATAGGAATATAGCCTTTACCTTGATGCTTGCAGTGCCAAGCCAAGCATACAATATGCTTTCATCCCTTTGACTACTTTGATATGTATACTTCACAATATGACAGTCCCCACTGAAAAGCTTTATATCTCCCTCAGAAGGCATGATAGACAGATGATCACCATTTACCCCCCAGACCTGATCCATTGAAATTGCTCGACATAAGAATACTTAATCTATAACAGACCCATAATTGTCAAAACATAGAACTTCGATACTTCAAGCTTTCCCCTGCAATTAATCAATGGTTGGCAATATTCTTCCGGAAGCTCCTTTATATTATAACCTTGTTGCTTGAATATTGCTGGAAAAAGAAAGGCACGAAGATCATCAACCCATTTGAAAATAGtttctttcttgattcaatttcaTTCACAATTACCTGCTACTTTCCCTTTGCCTTCTTCATAAAGTTTGGGGTTATCTGTTTGAGGCCAGCCAACAAAGTTTGACTTAAATTTGGGAGTTTCTGAACCTTCTGTCAAGACCATTACAAGGCTCCTAGTTGACCTGCCTTGGGATCTGAGGAAATCCTGGAAATGATCAGGAAAACAATGATAGGGATTCGGAAACAACAGGAATATTTGCAAATGTAATAGAGTTTTATGAGCCGCTTTAATATCCTCATTGTCAGAAGACTAAGACCACCACAAAAATCTTGATAATTCTTGTACCAATTAAAAGTTTGCACAAAAGGTTTTGCTGGTGGGAATTGTGGAAAGAACAAGGACAAAACTGATAGTCTGATTTAATGATTTAAAGTAGAAGTCAAAGCTCTGGATGTACATATTAATGAAAGAAGAGTAGAAGAGACATGAAAAGGGCACTTTTGTGATGGAAATGCGAGCATAACGTAAGGCGGAAAGGAAGGTTTTCTTACTTCCGTTGCAGTTATTGATGTCTTGCGCTCTGAGATTGAAGTACACCGTCCCATCCAAACATATACCTCTGCATCACAGTCCAAAATGTAGCACTTTTCTCTATCTAGCATTTCTCTACTAAATGTACCACTGGAAGTTTCACATAGTTTACCCTGGATAGTTATCCTGTTAAAACAAGAACCTTGAAACATTGAGTTTTTCAAATTACAGAACCAAGTAGAGGATAAGGGATAGCAAGGGATTTCAGATACAATGGAGAAGGGGAGACACATTGATGTTTAAGCAAACAGCAAATAATTGGCAGTAATTTCTTGCAGCTCTTAGAAATCTTATTCTTGCAGTGTCAAATGATAATGTTTTACAGAATCTATTAATAAATAAGAACGCAACAACAGGAACGCTTCTGAGAGATTTGATAATAAAATGAAACCATAAGGACAAATTACTAAGATTCGCAAAAACAACTTACAAAAATAATTTCACAAAGGGAACATCATGTTGTTTCTTGAAAAATGAAGATGAGTCACGAGGAATAGGAGCATAACCCCCAAAAATACTCCAAAACTCCCCTGCATCTGAATCACCAACAAACTTTCCATCCTCTGAAagaaggagaacagaatatataaataaatatataaaccAACTTCAAAAGCATACAGCTATCAAGCAACAATGAGGAAATCAATCAACTAGGTTGGGCTACATTGGTTGTTGTTCATCAAAGCAGAAAAACCAGTCAAAGCACAAAAAGCTTCAACAAATATTCGTGCTTGATGATAATAAATACAGAAATCATGACGGGAAAAAGAGAACCAAATTAAGTACCTATTGTAGCCACCTGGCATTTCCCACCATGCTTTTCTTCCTTAATATACTTGATGACCTCTAAAGCCTTAGCTCTTTCTTGTATGCTCGAGTTGTGACCACTAAAGAGATATACTTTTGATTCCGTGTCTAGGataaaaacatcatcatggtTCAAAGATGACCGTGAAAAAGGCACCTAAACCAGTACGTGTCACAAGTCACAACGTTTCACCGTCAGCATTGTTACTGAAGGGACCAAACACTGAAAATAGCAAATAATCTTACCCAAACCAACACAGCAGAAGTTAATGTCTTAACTTTAAAGGGAGAAGCTAAATACAATTCAATACTACCGAAAGCTACGCTGCTAGAGAGTGAAGTGAGCATTCAATTCACTAAAAGATGCTAGCATTTCCTTATTTGCACAGGCAAACCAATAGAAATTGATATAGAGCTTAGATAATCTGATCATTTAATTGAACTAAACATTGATATTCTAGTGAAAACAACTCAAAATTACAGAGAGCTAGGAAATGAGGTAAGCAGTAGCATAATCACTAAAGACTGATAGTGCTTCATTTAATGAAAAAGTAAGAATTGAATTTAACTTTTAGGAAATGTCAATAATTGAATGAACTAATAACCACCATTGAGATCCTAGAATttgtgataaaaaaaaaaccaaatgaTTCTTAGACAAATATAGTAGTGTGGTTCATAATTCAATGCATGTCTTCGGTTATTCCGTTATTGAAAACTTCTTTGAAGCTTATAGGATGAATATATGAGCAGGGCACTCCATGGTAGGTTGATGATATGGCCTTTAATTGGTGACAGATGCAGATCATGCAGTGGTTGAATTACAAGGGATCTTAAAAACAGGAAGTATAGACGCATCAAGTTTTATCGGTAATGAAGTTTATTTTAGATCTTCATGTAAGAGGTTTTTGGTTAGTATGCCTAGGCCAAAAGTAATCAAAGGCTTGTATTAATGTAGGATAGTTTAGGGGTAGTCTCACTGCAAAGTGAGTCAAAATCCTCTATCCCACAATTTGTGTACCACTTGTGTGTCACTTTTTCTTGTTGGTTGATATTTGTAATTAAGCaatcatttttattttcatatctAAAATTACATTAATACCAACCAATGGGAAGAAGTGGGGCATACAAGTGTTACATATATTGTGGGACAGAAGATTCGGACTTATATGTTTGACAATAGCACTGAAAATTGAATTGCTGACTATTCTCATTGCCATTGTCAAACATATATATACAGGATTACAAGCCAATATTATGGCTAAAGTTACGGCTACAATTATGGCTAAGATTATGACTATGATACAAGGATATACACTCAATATACACATTACTAAATAGAAGATTATTTACTTATTCTAATAATAATGTCTGGCTGTGTGGCTGCGACATCCTCAGTAAACATAAACAGGATTCTATAGAACTCAATTTTCTTTATTTCTGGAATAAATTTGAAATTCTGGATATTAGTTCCGAAAAGGAGAACTAAACTTTGAAGATGAATGGTTTGGATATTTCTCAGAATATGGTTCAATTATTGCCAGGGATCATATTGTGGGAGGCCAAAAATTTCCTTGCGGGATAAAGAAAATAGTTAAACAAACTTGATTCAACCAGTGCATCTGTCACCAAGAAACCACCAAACACATAAAATTCCTAGGGGGATATGGATACAATCTATTGGGTTATCCACATCTTTGTGTTGTAGCAGTTTGTCTGGGTGTTTGGTTCGCGAATTCTAGATTTCTAGGTATGAGGTATGGGTTTAGAATGGTCCAAACCCATACCATGTGTTTGGTTGATAattttaagagttttaaaccCATATCTCAAACCCCCAAAGGTATAGGGTTTAGAAACATGTCGGGAGTTTGGCTCATACCTTCACTTCAGGTATCAAttaaaagggggggggggggggggaatcatGAACTGAACCAAACACATGGTATTAAGAATCAAGTTCCAAACCATACTATCTTGATATCATTCTTGATTTCAACCCCATAACATTGTGAGAACCAAATGCCCGAGGAGtttagggggcgtttggttcgcaAACTGGTATGAGGTTGAATCAAGAATGATATCAAGGTGGTATGGGTTTGGAACTTGATTCTTAATACCATGTGTTTGTTTCGATTTGGGGATgagttttttccttttgtttgatACCTTGAGTAAAGGTATGAGCCATACCCACCCATCCCCCTAGATTTTCTAAACCCCATACCTTGGGGTTTGAGGTATggtttaaaactcttaaaatTTCCAACCAAACACATGGAATGGGTTTAGACCATTCTAAACCATACCTCATACTTAGAAACCgcgaaccaaacaccccctcaAAGTGTGTCCTCATGAGgtacccaccaccaccaccataatGTATCTTCAGTCAGCCACTTTATTGTCAATTAAGTGTTAATAGCTGAGGAAGTCTTACCTCCTTAACCGAAATGGCATGTTCGCCCTTGCATGCTAACAAGGTAATATGGTATGTGCCTCTATTTGACCTCTCTGGTCCTGATGTATATACTCCTTCACATGGAATAATACAAGGTTTAAAGTATGACAAAAACTTTGCTGACTCTTGACCTTGTTTTTCCTGGTATTGCACAGTGCAAGATCCTAAGGCCAAATCTAATTCAAGCGCTTTATCTGAGACCATTAGCGACTCCACCTACATGAGAATAACAACTACCTCAGTGAAAATTACAGTGCATTTCTCCATGAGAAATCATTTAAGCTGGAACAACAGTGGTTCTGTTACAATTTTAGGGCCATCTAGAAAATGGAGAAAGAAATCAAACCTCATTTGCATCCTTTCCAAGCCAATAATGTACATCATGTTCAAGCATTCCATCTTTCAGCAATACTGTCTGCCTCAAAAGACAGATTAATAATTATAGGTGATACGACACTCCTAGATGTTTCTGCTTGTCTATTAAATGGAAAAGTAAGCAAAAAATAACACCCAGCACAGCAACAATAAGTAACATGAGGTCCCAGCAATCAATGAATACCAATAACTTACATTTAAAATCAGATATACGCTCCCTGAAAAAAGTTTCCCATGAGATGACTTCGGTACTGGAACCAAGCTGAGATTCTCAACACACCAGATCTCTAAACCGCTAAAACACAGGTCaaggaaataaaaaaaacagaaaacaagaGTTCAGAAATAGCCTAAGTATACAAGGTAGTGAACTATACTATAGAAAACAGTTTTATTGTGGCCTCCGCTGTGAAATTTTCTCTATGATCACCTGGTCATGTTAAAGCAGAAATATGACAATATGGCTTATTCCTTCAACGCATTAAGCGTTTGGTTCACTGCAGGGTATGGGTATGGTATAGGTTTAGAGAGAGTATAAATAGTTttctttaaaagaaaaataataattttcctgtcaaaataataaaattaagttTTATTTATAAGCAACCAAGCACATGAATTAAGGTATGACCTCATCCCAAACCCATGGGTTTCATACCTAACCTCCTACCTGGAGatgaaccaaacgcccccttatAGATTTTTAAAGTCAAAGTCATATGTTGACAAACGTGAGACAGTGAAAGTCAAAATGATGCAAGTCATGCAACTATCTTAAAACAGAATAAGTAATATGCATATATTTTACTATTAATTTAAGTTATAATGGATGGAATAAAATAGTTAAGATATTGTTTCGACCTTGTTCCCGAGCTTATAGACTTCAGAAGGAACAGAGCCAAATATCCAGTTATTCAAGACATTTAGAGGGAAAGCACATGGGATTCATTAACTCAAGCTAATTGAATACACTTCAACACAAGGCTGGGAACTTTATCCTCTTGAACAGATAACCTAATCATGTTTGAGGCAGCGTCTCCGGTTATTCTTCCAAATCCTAATACCAACTTCCCGGTCACCGAGAAATGCAACCCAAAAACTGAGAGGAGGTAGATCTATAATTTATAGAAGCAAAATACGAAAATCAAGAGGCATAACCACAAAATACTGAAATCATTCACcctcataaaatttaaaaaaaaaatcggtaTAGATAACAATCAATGTGAATATGAAGTTGATATTATCACGTACATGAAAGGATACATTTTTGTTCCAGCTCCCTGAAAAGCAGCATCTACATCTTTAGCAAAATAAGGCATTTTGTCTTAAGGAAAAATTCTCCAACTACCATTAGCCCAGTACTTGAATGCTGCATCGCAGGAAAGAACCATCACTATCAGAGCATAAAttctttccaaaaaaaattaacagaaATCATAAATTTGGCTACAATTTACGTAATGACATTATAGTGAAACAAAGAGCACACAAGACATTATCTTCCAGTATACCAGAGCATAACGTTGAAAACAACATGAACTGCCAGCAAATATTACAACGATTAGAGCAAGCGACCGCATAAATTAATGCTTTGAAAAAGAAAACAATAACTGAAATTGTACTTTTCATAATGCTCACTGGCTATCGCATACTATCATGCACTACAGCATGTAGCTTCCTTCCCATAAACCATAGATCTCATCACCAAGACATAACTTGTTGAGgtgaagaaaggagagggaagGGTGCCTTTCCCTTCCCAATGACCCAATCTTTCCAAGACTAcaaaaattaggatttaaaaaaaAGGGACAAAAACATGGAATCCTCGTACTCCCTTACTTCCTTTCTCCTAAGCTAACCCAACTataatcacacaaacacattgTAAATGAGTATTGATTCTTTCAAGCATATCCATAGCTCGAGTAACGCTTTCTTCACTGTTGTACTCTATAAacaaaagtaataaaaaaaagcACAAATTGTTTGGTTTGAGGACATAAATTGTTTAATCCATTGATTTGAACTTCGTTTCAATTGAAATTGAGTTCGTTAACGCACAGCGAGCCGGAGGCACCCTAAACTACTGCCTCACAGAAGGATTACATCTCATACCCACCTTTTCTCGTGATTATAAAACCCGGTAGAATCTATTTCACGGTCATTACTCTCATTAGCATTTACATTAGACTTGCTGCAATCAGGTAAAACAAAAGGTAATCACCAAGGTCATTGAATTTAACACAAATCAGCACCAGAATTctttaattttcttattttaaacAATCAATTAAACATTTAAACCTAATTCCTTTCAAACTATGATCATCCCACTCATACATTTTTGCAGCCAAATGTGTTCAATAATTAGACACAAAAGAAATTAAACACCAATGATTAACTTGCATAGAATGAAATGTAAAACTCCCAGAAacataaaagcaataaatactCGGGTGCATGTTATATGTAATACAATTAATAACCCAGAACTTCAAAAACAACTCattcaaaaaaattgaaaaataaaatacggagtACCAGAATTAGTTTAGAAATCCttcaaaattgagccgaaattACTCCAATTTTTGCGTCGATAATAAAGGAGATATTGTGGGGAAAGGATGAACATCAAAAAGTACAATTTGAGGGGGAAATTCCAGtgcgtttttttttttctttttggagtACTGGAATGTAGTCAAAGAAAAACACTCCGTATTGAAAAGAGTGAAAGAACAGTACTCGACTACTCGTAACAGCAATCTACTCTCTCTAAAGGTGGCTGTGGGCCGGTCCGGCCCGACCCCGGGACAAAAAAGGCCCGCCCAGGCACGAGCACGCCAGCACGGAAAAAGCACGGCCCGCCAtgggcacgaagtcgtgggtTGCGGGCTGGGCCTGGGCCTTAATCTTTGGAAAATGCACGGCAAGTCACGATACTACTCGGCCCGAcacgacaaagcacgctaaatttagtaaaattagtcTTAGGCACGACGGGCCGCCCCGGCACGAAAGCTCGTGGACTTGGGCCGGGCCTAGGCcttgtttttaacttttcagCCCGACACGACACGAAACAACGTGGCCTGGCGTGGTCCTGACCCGGTTAGGCCCACGACATATGGGCTCGGCCCGAAGCCCAGCCCGGGCCACGGCCATCTTTAACTCTCTTCCTTCCTTTTTGATGTTCCTATTTGGAATTTAGGGTGGAAAATgaaatcttgtaatgattggggttaagagtaatgattggatgtgagagaaagtaataaagaaatgaaggaaaaagaaaaaaaatttattaaagtaataaaaaattataaaagtggggttgggtgtgTTAACGGttatatgaatgaattaaatttatttttttggtgttaccacccggttcacccttagagctaatccggattcggggcgagttctgggtggataggttccagtccctcccaattgttgttgcgggggatcgaacacgagttctccctaccaagttcagccccaatcaccactgaaccaacaggcaattggtatatgaatgaattaaataaggatGTTGGAGAAATTTATGGTAGAAAGTCATGTCCAAAATAGAAACAAGAAGATCAAATAGaaacgacatttatagaaacaggaagataaaaaaAATGGATGGAGTATCTTATTGTGGAAGCTAGTATTGCCTCAAGGGAGGACCAATACAAAAT
This sequence is a window from Spinacia oleracea cultivar Varoflay chromosome 1, BTI_SOV_V1, whole genome shotgun sequence. Protein-coding genes within it:
- the LOC110803026 gene encoding villin-1 isoform X5, with the protein product MLEHDVHYWLGKDANEVESLMVSDKALELDLALGSCTVQYQEKQGQESAKFLSYFKPCIIPCEGVYTSGPERSNRGTYHITLLACKGEHAISVKEVPFSRSSLNHDDVFILDTESKVYLFSGHNSSIQERAKALEVIKYIKEEKHGGKCQVATIEDGKFVGDSDAGEFWSIFGGYAPIPRDSSSFFKKQHDVPFVKLFLITIQGKLCETSSGTFSREMLDREKCYILDCDAEVYVWMGRCTSISERKTSITATEDFLRSQGRSTRSLVMVLTEGSETPKFKSNFVGWPQTDNPKLYEEGKGKVAAIFKQQGYNIKELPEEYCQPLINCRGKLEVWGVNGDHLSIMPSEGDIKLFSGDCHIVKYTYQSSQRDESILYAWLGTASIKEDRVDAISHIINMAKSTKGTPVLAQIFEGKEPDQFFWVTQRLIVLKGGTFTRYINFIQEKGFADNTYSARSSALFRVQGSSLENMQAIQVNMGFHLRAMQYDCLCLVAGSLNSSYCYILQTEAAVFSWIGSLTLSRDHDLLDRMLELLNPAWQPKSFREGGEPDEFWSALGGKVDYPREKEIRKHIEDPHLFVCNCSEDDFKVKEIFSFTQDDLTTEDVFILDCYTEIYVWLGSQSNVQPNLQTIQFGLKYLEGDILAQGLSLETPLYMVTERHEPEFFTCFFDWDVSKSHMDGNSFERKLALLRGEKKLETPPRNSSRTYSSEYYQSGSRSKSVSSTGMPRSASPSLSGSQLASSTAIAKKLLSEQPVNHSSTVDFHKLESRNPADGADLSLVAENDDDDDANLLKYPYERLTLTSDEPVSDIDLTKREAYLSKAEFLEKFGMTTRAFYALPKWRQNKLKISLNLF
- the LOC110803026 gene encoding villin-1 isoform X3 gives rise to the protein MPYFAKDVDAAFQGAGTKMYPFIGLEIWCVENLSLVPVPKSSHGKLFSGSVYLILNTVLLKDGMLEHDVHYWLGKDANEVESLMVSDKALELDLALGSCTVQYQEKQGQESAKFLSYFKPCIIPCEGVYTSGPERSNRGTYHITLLACKGEHAISVKEVPFSRSSLNHDDVFILDTESKVYLFSGHNSSIQERAKALEVIKYIKEEKHGGKCQVATIEDGKFVGDSDAGEFWSIFGGYAPIPRDSSSFFKKQHDVPFVKLFLITIQGKLCETSSGTFSREMLDREKCYILDCDAEVYVWMGRCTSISERKTSITATEDFLRSQGRSTRSLVMVLTEGSETPKFKSNFVGWPQTDNPKLYEEGKGKVAAIFKQQGYNIKELPEEYCQPLINCRGKLEVWGVNGDHLSIMPSEGDIKLFSGDCHIVKYTYQSSQRDESILYAWLGTASIKEDRVDAISHIINMAKSTKGTPVLAQIFEGKEPDQFFWVTQRLIVLKGGTFTRYINFIQEKGFADNTYSARSSALFRVQGSSLENMQAIQVNMVAGSLNSSYCYILQTEAAVFSWIGSLTLSRDHDLLDRMLELLNPAWQPKSFREGGEPDEFWSALGGKVDYPREKEIRKHIEDPHLFVCNCSEDDFKVKEIFSFTQDDLTTEDVFILDCYTEIYVWLGSQSNVQPNLQTIQFGLKYLEGDILAQGLSLETPLYMVTERHEPEFFTCFFDWDVSKSHMDGNSFERKLALLRGEKKLETPPRNSSRTYSSEYYQSGSRSKSVSSTGMPRSASPSLSGSQLASSTAIAKKLLSEQPVNHSSTVDFHKLESRNPADGADLSLVAENDDDDDANLLKYPYERLTLTSDEPVSDIDLTKREAYLSKAEFLEKFGMTTRAFYALPKWRQNKLKISLNLF
- the LOC110803026 gene encoding villin-1 isoform X4, with translation MPYFAKDVDAAFQGAGTKIGLEIWCVENLSLVPVPKSSHGKLFSGSVYLILNTVLLKDGMLEHDVHYWLGKDANEVESLMVSDKALELDLALGSCTVQYQEKQGQESAKFLSYFKPCIIPCEGVYTSGPERSNRGTYHITLLACKGEHAISVKEVPFSRSSLNHDDVFILDTESKVYLFSGHNSSIQERAKALEVIKYIKEEKHGGKCQVATIEDGKFVGDSDAGEFWSIFGGYAPIPRDSSSFFKKQHDVPFVKLFLITIQGKLCETSSGTFSREMLDREKCYILDCDAEVYVWMGRCTSISERKTSITATEDFLRSQGRSTRSLVMVLTEGSETPKFKSNFVGWPQTDNPKLYEEGKGKVAAIFKQQGYNIKELPEEYCQPLINCRGKLEVWGVNGDHLSIMPSEGDIKLFSGDCHIVKYTYQSSQRDESILYAWLGTASIKEDRVDAISHIINMAKSTKGTPVLAQIFEGKEPDQFFWVTQRLIVLKGGTFTRYINFIQEKGFADNTYSARSSALFRVQGSSLENMQAIQVNMVAGSLNSSYCYILQTEAAVFSWIGSLTLSRDHDLLDRMLELLNPAWQPKSFREGGEPDEFWSALGGKVDYPREKEIRKHIEDPHLFVCNCSEDDFKVKEIFSFTQDDLTTEDVFILDCYTEIYVWLGSQSNVQPNLQTIQFGLKYLEGDILAQGLSLETPLYMVTERHEPEFFTCFFDWDVSKSHMDGNSFERKLALLRGEKKLETPPRNSSRTYSSEYYQSGSRSKSVSSTGMPRSASPSLSGSQLASSTAIAKKLLSEQPVNHSSTVDFHKLESRNPADGADLSLVAENDDDDDANLLKYPYERLTLTSDEPVSDIDLTKREAYLSKAEFLEKFGMTTRAFYALPKWRQNKLKISLNLF
- the LOC110803026 gene encoding villin-1 isoform X1, encoding MPYFAKDVDAAFQGAGTKMYPFIGLEIWCVENLSLVPVPKSSHGKLFSGSVYLILNTVLLKDGMLEHDVHYWLGKDANEVESLMVSDKALELDLALGSCTVQYQEKQGQESAKFLSYFKPCIIPCEGVYTSGPERSNRGTYHITLLACKGEHAISVKEVPFSRSSLNHDDVFILDTESKVYLFSGHNSSIQERAKALEVIKYIKEEKHGGKCQVATIEDGKFVGDSDAGEFWSIFGGYAPIPRDSSSFFKKQHDVPFVKLFLITIQGKLCETSSGTFSREMLDREKCYILDCDAEVYVWMGRCTSISERKTSITATEDFLRSQGRSTRSLVMVLTEGSETPKFKSNFVGWPQTDNPKLYEEGKGKVAAIFKQQGYNIKELPEEYCQPLINCRGKLEVWGVNGDHLSIMPSEGDIKLFSGDCHIVKYTYQSSQRDESILYAWLGTASIKEDRVDAISHIINMAKSTKGTPVLAQIFEGKEPDQFFWVTQRLIVLKGGTFTRYINFIQEKGFADNTYSARSSALFRVQGSSLENMQAIQVNMGFHLRAMQYDCLCLVAGSLNSSYCYILQTEAAVFSWIGSLTLSRDHDLLDRMLELLNPAWQPKSFREGGEPDEFWSALGGKVDYPREKEIRKHIEDPHLFVCNCSEDDFKVKEIFSFTQDDLTTEDVFILDCYTEIYVWLGSQSNVQPNLQTIQFGLKYLEGDILAQGLSLETPLYMVTERHEPEFFTCFFDWDVSKSHMDGNSFERKLALLRGEKKLETPPRNSSRTYSSEYYQSGSRSKSVSSTGMPRSASPSLSGSQLASSTAIAKKLLSEQPVNHSSTVDFHKLESRNPADGADLSLVAENDDDDDANLLKYPYERLTLTSDEPVSDIDLTKREAYLSKAEFLEKFGMTTRAFYALPKWRQNKLKISLNLF
- the LOC110803026 gene encoding villin-1 isoform X2 → MPYFAKDVDAAFQGAGTKIGLEIWCVENLSLVPVPKSSHGKLFSGSVYLILNTVLLKDGMLEHDVHYWLGKDANEVESLMVSDKALELDLALGSCTVQYQEKQGQESAKFLSYFKPCIIPCEGVYTSGPERSNRGTYHITLLACKGEHAISVKEVPFSRSSLNHDDVFILDTESKVYLFSGHNSSIQERAKALEVIKYIKEEKHGGKCQVATIEDGKFVGDSDAGEFWSIFGGYAPIPRDSSSFFKKQHDVPFVKLFLITIQGKLCETSSGTFSREMLDREKCYILDCDAEVYVWMGRCTSISERKTSITATEDFLRSQGRSTRSLVMVLTEGSETPKFKSNFVGWPQTDNPKLYEEGKGKVAAIFKQQGYNIKELPEEYCQPLINCRGKLEVWGVNGDHLSIMPSEGDIKLFSGDCHIVKYTYQSSQRDESILYAWLGTASIKEDRVDAISHIINMAKSTKGTPVLAQIFEGKEPDQFFWVTQRLIVLKGGTFTRYINFIQEKGFADNTYSARSSALFRVQGSSLENMQAIQVNMGFHLRAMQYDCLCLVAGSLNSSYCYILQTEAAVFSWIGSLTLSRDHDLLDRMLELLNPAWQPKSFREGGEPDEFWSALGGKVDYPREKEIRKHIEDPHLFVCNCSEDDFKVKEIFSFTQDDLTTEDVFILDCYTEIYVWLGSQSNVQPNLQTIQFGLKYLEGDILAQGLSLETPLYMVTERHEPEFFTCFFDWDVSKSHMDGNSFERKLALLRGEKKLETPPRNSSRTYSSEYYQSGSRSKSVSSTGMPRSASPSLSGSQLASSTAIAKKLLSEQPVNHSSTVDFHKLESRNPADGADLSLVAENDDDDDANLLKYPYERLTLTSDEPVSDIDLTKREAYLSKAEFLEKFGMTTRAFYALPKWRQNKLKISLNLF